Within the Barnesiella intestinihominis YIT 11860 genome, the region AAGCAATAACCGTTCCAAATACACCCCACGGGCCTCCCGCAATTTGAATAAGCGTATGATTATGTACGAACAATGAATTAAATACAGGATTTATCAGGCACAATAACAAAATCACAATCCACAACTTCCAACTTTCAAACCGTGGTTTATACTCATGAATATAAGAGCCGGCAAAGAAAAATGTCAACGGATAGCACGAAGCCCAGAATCCAGGAACCAAATGTAGCCCATACCGATTCAACAAATCGGGCAATGCCGTCATCGCATACAATGTCAATATCAAAATCTGTTTCTGCCACCGAGTAGGTATTGCTTTATACAACATATTCAAGAACGGTGTCAAGAGGAACAATCCTATCCACATCTCGATATACCATGCATATGGTATAGCCGAAAAATCGAATATCTTCAAAATCCATTTTGCCCAAGTCAAATCCTCTTGTAAATAATATTTACGAAACAAAATCGTAAGGAGCGAAAACAGAAAATAAGAAGCCAGTACCCGAATACAGCCTTTATAATACCGTTTCGATACCGTTTTATTGATATTCAAATAACCGGTCAACAGAAGAAATAACGGAACTCCCGTCATAAATAACGGAATGGACATTGCCTGCAAAAACATCGAAAAGCCTCCAAAATCTGTATTTTTAAATGGAGTATTCAAGACAAAAAAATGGCCTGCTATCACAAATAATATCGCACAGCTTCGAACTAAATCCAGCCCTATTATTCGATTTTGGCACGATTTTTGCCCCCCCCCTAAATTATTCTTGCATAATTGTTTCATATTAAATTCAATATTTTTTCAACCAATCCAATTATCAATCTTTGTAACTAATTTATTTGTATACCCATCCCAATTGATTTTAAGAATCAAGCGCTCTATTGGATTGG harbors:
- a CDS encoding acyltransferase; the protein is MKQLCKNNLGGGQKSCQNRIIGLDLVRSCAILFVIAGHFFVLNTPFKNTDFGGFSMFLQAMSIPLFMTGVPLFLLLTGYLNINKTVSKRYYKGCIRVLASYFLFSLLTILFRKYYLQEDLTWAKWILKIFDFSAIPYAWYIEMWIGLFLLTPFLNMLYKAIPTRWQKQILILTLYAMTALPDLLNRYGLHLVPGFWASCYPLTFFFAGSYIHEYKPRFESWKLWIVILLLCLINPVFNSLFVHNHTLIQIAGGPWGVFGTVIALAFFLLFYQTDFKLPVLRKSLTKISLLSLDMYLCCYLFDAMVYPYFMEHYFVNQSQFGIYFFVIVPILFISSFLLAWVKEGTFCLVKRLM